One genomic region from Phragmites australis chromosome 1, lpPhrAust1.1, whole genome shotgun sequence encodes:
- the LOC133919486 gene encoding fe-S cluster assembly factor HCF101, chloroplastic isoform X1, with translation MQTLHAAPASFLAPPAPHLLPPTPPAPRATLLAKAPAPATVASRTRAWFHSTPRASRRRQCARAASSGAGATVASVDDSKKDVLIALSQIIDPDFGTDIVSCGFVKDLEISETLEEVSFRLELTTPACPIKDEFEKKANEVVAALPWVKKVNVTMSAQPAQPVYAGELPEGLQKISNIIAVSSCKGGVGKSTVAVNLAYTLAGMGARVGIFDADVFGPSLPTMVSPENRLLVMNPESRTILPTEYLGVKMVSFGFAGQGRAIMRGPMVSGVINQLLTTTEWGELDYLVIDMPPGTGDIHLTLCQVAPLTAAVIVTTPQKLAFIDVAKGVRMFSKLKVPCVAVVENMCYFDADGKRYYPFGQGSGSQVVQQFGIPHLFDLPIRPTLSASGDTGIPEVVADPQGDVAKTFQNLGVCVVQQCAKIRQQVSTAVSYDRSIRAIRVKVPDSDEEFLLHPATVRRNDRSAQSVDEWTGEQKVQYGDIPEDIEPEEIRPMGNYAVSITWPDGFSQIAPYDQLEMLERLVDLPRAATPAVASS, from the exons ATGCAGACCCTCCATGCCGCGCCGGCCTCCTTCCTCGCGCCTCCCGCTCCCCACCTCCTTCCCCCAACCCCACCAGCCCCAAGAG CCACTCTGTTAGCAAAGGCTCCTGCTCCTGCCACCGTCGCCAGCCGGACGCGCGCCTGGTTCCACTCGACGCCGCGCGCGAGCCGGCGCCGGCAGTGCGCGAGGGCTGCTTCGTCCGGTG CTGGTGCGACAGTGGCCTCGGTGGATGATTCCAAGAAGGATGTGCTCATAGCACTCTCCCAAATTATCGATCCTGATTTCGGCACGGACATCGTCTCATGTGGATTTGTCAAGGATTTGGAGATCAGTGAGACCTTGGAAGAG GTCTCATTCCGTCTGGAGCTGACGACTCCCGCGTGTCCAATCAAAGATGAG TTCGAAAAAAAGGCAAACGAGGTTGTTGCAGCACTTCCATGGGTCAAGAAGGTGAACGTTACAATGTCTGCGCAACCTGCACAGCCAGTATACGCAGGGGAGCTTCCAGAAGGACTACAGAAGATTTCAAACATCATAGCGGTTTCAAGCTGCAAG GGAGGAGTCGGTAAATCTACAGTTGCTGTAAATCTCGCATATACACTAGCTGGAATGGGGGCTAGGGTTGGAATTTTTGATGCTGATGTCTTCGGTCCAAGCTTACCAACTATGGTTTCTCCTGAGAACCGGTTGCTAGTGATG AACCCAGAAAGCAGAACTATTCTTCCAACTGAGTATTTGGGCGTCAAAATGGTGTCTTTTGGCTTTGCTGGACAAGGAAGAGCAATCATGCGAGGTCCAATGGTTTCAGGAGTCATTAATCAGTTGCTGACCACTACTGAATG GGGCGAACTTGACTACCTTGTCATCGACATGCCTCCTGGAACAGGCGATATACATTTAACTCTGTGTCAG GTAGCTCCATTGACTGCAGCCGTGATTGTTACCACCCCTCAGAAATTGGCTTTCATTGATGTTGCAAAGGGAGTAAGGATGTTTTCTAAGCTGAAG GTTCCATGTGTTGCAGTTGTTGAGAACATGTGCTACTTTGATGCTGATGGAAAGCGTTATTACCCATTTGGACAAGGTTCTGGATCTCAG GTCGTGCAACAGTTCGGAATACCTCACCTCTTTGATTTACCAATACGGCCAACT CTTTCAGCTTCTGGAGATACTGGAATTCCTGAAGTAGTGGCTGATCCCCAAGGAGATGTTGCCAAGACATTTCAGAATCTTGGAGTCTGTGTTGTTCAACAATGCGCTAAAATTAGGCAACAAG TTTCAACAGCAGTGTCCTACGATAGATCAATTAGAGCAATAAGAGTGAAAGTTCCAGATTCAGATGAAGAGTTCTTGTTGCATCCAGCAACAGTAAGACGGAATGATCGATCTGCTCAAAGTGTG GATGAATGGACAGGAGAGCAGAAAGTACAGTATGGCGATATACCAGAAGACATTGAGCCTGAAGAGATTAGGCCGATGGGCAACTACGCAGTTTCTATAACTTGGCCTGATGGATTCAGTCAG ATAGCACCTTATGATCAATTGGAAATGCTCGAGCGGTTAGTGGATCTTCCTCGTGCAGCAACACCTGCAGTGGCGTCTTCATGA
- the LOC133919486 gene encoding fe-S cluster assembly factor HCF101, chloroplastic isoform X2, with protein MQTLHAAPASFLAPPAPHLLPPTPPAPRATLLAKAPAPATVASRTRAWFHSTPRASRRRQCARAASSGVASVDDSKKDVLIALSQIIDPDFGTDIVSCGFVKDLEISETLEEVSFRLELTTPACPIKDEFEKKANEVVAALPWVKKVNVTMSAQPAQPVYAGELPEGLQKISNIIAVSSCKGGVGKSTVAVNLAYTLAGMGARVGIFDADVFGPSLPTMVSPENRLLVMNPESRTILPTEYLGVKMVSFGFAGQGRAIMRGPMVSGVINQLLTTTEWGELDYLVIDMPPGTGDIHLTLCQVAPLTAAVIVTTPQKLAFIDVAKGVRMFSKLKVPCVAVVENMCYFDADGKRYYPFGQGSGSQVVQQFGIPHLFDLPIRPTLSASGDTGIPEVVADPQGDVAKTFQNLGVCVVQQCAKIRQQVSTAVSYDRSIRAIRVKVPDSDEEFLLHPATVRRNDRSAQSVDEWTGEQKVQYGDIPEDIEPEEIRPMGNYAVSITWPDGFSQIAPYDQLEMLERLVDLPRAATPAVASS; from the exons ATGCAGACCCTCCATGCCGCGCCGGCCTCCTTCCTCGCGCCTCCCGCTCCCCACCTCCTTCCCCCAACCCCACCAGCCCCAAGAG CCACTCTGTTAGCAAAGGCTCCTGCTCCTGCCACCGTCGCCAGCCGGACGCGCGCCTGGTTCCACTCGACGCCGCGCGCGAGCCGGCGCCGGCAGTGCGCGAGGGCTGCTTCGTCCGGTG TGGCCTCGGTGGATGATTCCAAGAAGGATGTGCTCATAGCACTCTCCCAAATTATCGATCCTGATTTCGGCACGGACATCGTCTCATGTGGATTTGTCAAGGATTTGGAGATCAGTGAGACCTTGGAAGAG GTCTCATTCCGTCTGGAGCTGACGACTCCCGCGTGTCCAATCAAAGATGAG TTCGAAAAAAAGGCAAACGAGGTTGTTGCAGCACTTCCATGGGTCAAGAAGGTGAACGTTACAATGTCTGCGCAACCTGCACAGCCAGTATACGCAGGGGAGCTTCCAGAAGGACTACAGAAGATTTCAAACATCATAGCGGTTTCAAGCTGCAAG GGAGGAGTCGGTAAATCTACAGTTGCTGTAAATCTCGCATATACACTAGCTGGAATGGGGGCTAGGGTTGGAATTTTTGATGCTGATGTCTTCGGTCCAAGCTTACCAACTATGGTTTCTCCTGAGAACCGGTTGCTAGTGATG AACCCAGAAAGCAGAACTATTCTTCCAACTGAGTATTTGGGCGTCAAAATGGTGTCTTTTGGCTTTGCTGGACAAGGAAGAGCAATCATGCGAGGTCCAATGGTTTCAGGAGTCATTAATCAGTTGCTGACCACTACTGAATG GGGCGAACTTGACTACCTTGTCATCGACATGCCTCCTGGAACAGGCGATATACATTTAACTCTGTGTCAG GTAGCTCCATTGACTGCAGCCGTGATTGTTACCACCCCTCAGAAATTGGCTTTCATTGATGTTGCAAAGGGAGTAAGGATGTTTTCTAAGCTGAAG GTTCCATGTGTTGCAGTTGTTGAGAACATGTGCTACTTTGATGCTGATGGAAAGCGTTATTACCCATTTGGACAAGGTTCTGGATCTCAG GTCGTGCAACAGTTCGGAATACCTCACCTCTTTGATTTACCAATACGGCCAACT CTTTCAGCTTCTGGAGATACTGGAATTCCTGAAGTAGTGGCTGATCCCCAAGGAGATGTTGCCAAGACATTTCAGAATCTTGGAGTCTGTGTTGTTCAACAATGCGCTAAAATTAGGCAACAAG TTTCAACAGCAGTGTCCTACGATAGATCAATTAGAGCAATAAGAGTGAAAGTTCCAGATTCAGATGAAGAGTTCTTGTTGCATCCAGCAACAGTAAGACGGAATGATCGATCTGCTCAAAGTGTG GATGAATGGACAGGAGAGCAGAAAGTACAGTATGGCGATATACCAGAAGACATTGAGCCTGAAGAGATTAGGCCGATGGGCAACTACGCAGTTTCTATAACTTGGCCTGATGGATTCAGTCAG ATAGCACCTTATGATCAATTGGAAATGCTCGAGCGGTTAGTGGATCTTCCTCGTGCAGCAACACCTGCAGTGGCGTCTTCATGA
- the LOC133919499 gene encoding GDSL esterase/lipase At4g10955-like, translating to MTSQKDLFDVSGPTYLTYVNWNCPHHRRSVMASLVQGVYVLERDRQWNRQGPDARAPAWWRFFHFEMRQVLVDAADNSIFGAVYVFQPPLHLLDPTAAASAPHYVVAFRGTITKKGSAKRDLELDLQLVRNGLERKSRFGAGMQAIHDAVAAAAGQHDRVWLAGHSLGSAISTLGAKTMARAGVVLPTFLFNAPFVSAPVEQIGDRWVRQGIRIANSFVTAGVAAALQKGHGGVHDASFAALAAWVPNVFVNPADPISAEYVGYFDHRRKMEEIGAGAVGRLATRNSVKDLLLGIGKGGGGCEPLHLFPSAVLTVNRGPSPDFKAAHGIHQWWRTDLALECSAHYYS from the exons ATGACGTCGCAGAAGGACCTCTTTGATGTTTCAGGGCCCACGTATTTGACGTATGTGAACTG GAACTGTCCGCACCACCGGCGATCAGTCATGGCGAGCCTTGTCCAGGGCGTGTACGTCCTGGAGCGCGACCGGCAGTGGAACCGGCAGGGCCCCGACGCCCGCGCGCCGGCATGGTGGAGGTTCTTCCACTTCGAGATGAGGCAGGTGCTCGTCGACGCCGCCGACAACTCCATCTTCGGCGCCGTCTACGTGTTCCAGCCGCCTCTCCACCTCCTCGACCCAAcggccgccgccagcgccccgCACTACGTCGTCGCCTTTCGCGGCACCATCACCAAGAAGGGCTCGGCGAAGCGGGACCTCGAGCTCGACCTCCAGCTGGTCCGCAACGGGCTCGAGCGTAAGTCCCGCTTCGGCGCCGGCATGCAGGCCATCCACGACGCCGTGGCGGCGGCTGCGGGGCAGCACGACCGCGTCTGGCTGGCGGGCCACTCGCTGGGTTCCGCCATCTCGACGCTGGGCGCCAAGACCATGGCCAGGGCGGGCGTCGTCCTGCCCACGTTCCTCTTCAACGCGCCGTTCGTGTCGGCGCCGGTGGAGCAGATCGGGGACCGGTGGGTGAGGCAGGGCATCCGCATCGCCAACAGCTTCGTCACGGCCGGTGTGGCCGCCGCCCTGCAGAAGGGCCACGGCGGCGTCCACGACGCGTCGTTCGCGGCGCTGGCGGCGTGGGTGCCGAACGTGTTCGTGAACCCGGCGGACCCTATCAGCGCGGAGTACGTGGGGTACTTCGACCACCGCAGGAAGATGGAGGAAATCGGCGCGGGCGCCGTGGGGAGGCTGGCGACGAGGAACTCGGTGAAGGACCTGCTGCTGGGCATCGGGAAGGGAGGCGGCGGCTGTGAGCCGCTGCACCTGTTCCCGTCGGCCGTCCTGACGGTGAACCGCGGGCCGTCGCCGGACTTCAAGGCGGCGCACGGGATCCACCAGTGGTGGAGGACGGACCTGGCGCTGGAATGCAGCGCTCATTACTACTCTTGA